Within the Gammaproteobacteria bacterium genome, the region GGCAACGCCCTCAAGGTCCTGTACCGGCTGAAGAATGCCGGCTACGCGGCGTTCATCGTCGGCGGCGGCGTGCGCGATCTGCTCCTCGAGCGGCACCCGAAAGACTTCGACGTCGTGACGGATGCGTTGCCGGAGGAGGTCGACCGGCTGTTCCGAAACTGCCGCCTGATCGGCCGGCGGTTCCGGCTGGCGCACGTGCGCTTCGGCCGTGACATCGTCGAGGTGGCCACGTTCCGCGCGGCCGGCAACGGCGCGGACGACGACCGCTCGCATTCCGACACCGGCCGCATACTGCGCGACAACGTCTACGGGACGATCGACGAGGACATCTGGCGCCGCGATTTCACGGTCAATGCGCTCTATTACAACATCGCCGACTTCACGGTCTGGGACTACACGACCGGGATGGAGGACATCAAGAGCCGCACGTTGCGGCTGATCGGCGATCCGGAAACGCGCTACCGGGAGGACCCGGTCCGAATGTTGCGTGCGGTGCGCCTCGCCGCGAAGCTCGGCTTCACGATCGCGCCCGAGACGGCGGAGCCGATTCCGCGCCTCGCCGAGCTCATTGCCGACGTGCCGGCCGCGCGCCTGTTCGACGAGGTGCTGAAGCTCTTCCATTCCGGCGAGGCGCTGAAGACCTTCGAGCTGCTGCGCGAGCACGGGCTGTTCCGCTATCTCTTCCCGCAGACCGCCGCGGTGCTCGAGGGGCCCGAAGGGGAAGCGGCGCTCGAGTTCGTCCGCCTCGGGCTCGCCAACACCGACGAGCGGGTGCGCGAGGACAAGCCGGTGACGCCGACGTTCCTCTATGCCGTGTTCCTGTGGCCCGTCATCCGGCAGGTCGCCGCGGAGCTCGAGCGCGAGCGCTGGAGCCCCGCGCTTGCGCTGACCGAGGCGGCGCACCGCGTCGTCGCCGAGCAGCAGCGGCATACGACGTTTCCGAAGCGCTATGCGATCCCG harbors:
- the pcnB gene encoding polynucleotide adenylyltransferase PcnB yields the protein MNSTDTQPRPRPRIIPRSEHSISRSNVSGNALKVLYRLKNAGYAAFIVGGGVRDLLLERHPKDFDVVTDALPEEVDRLFRNCRLIGRRFRLAHVRFGRDIVEVATFRAAGNGADDDRSHSDTGRILRDNVYGTIDEDIWRRDFTVNALYYNIADFTVWDYTTGMEDIKSRTLRLIGDPETRYREDPVRMLRAVRLAAKLGFTIAPETAEPIPRLAELIADVPAARLFDEVLKLFHSGEALKTFELLREHGLFRYLFPQTAAVLEGPEGEAALEFVRLGLANTDERVREDKPVTPTFLYAVFLWPVIRQVAAELERERWSPALALTEAAHRVVAEQQRHTTFPKRYAIPMKEILAMQPRFENRRGARAARLLEHKRFRAAYDFLVLRSRSGEVDAELAEFWTKVQELTPAERVEAFGSKRRRQGRRRRGGRSRRSSDGAFDAA